The Miscanthus floridulus cultivar M001 chromosome 17, ASM1932011v1, whole genome shotgun sequence genome has a window encoding:
- the LOC136518705 gene encoding protein GAST1-like, whose product MKRKSPRSLLLLCCAAMVVVALLSQQGGQAVYFVPSPGPALAPAGSSAMNSSAAPPRPAKPNAFPLPMYGVTPGSLQPQECGGRCAARCSLTAYRKPCLFFCRKCCAACLCVPAGTYGNKNTCPCYNNWKTKRGGPKCP is encoded by the exons ATGAAGAGGAAGAGCCCacggtcgctgctgctgctctgctgcGCGGCAATGGTGGTGGTCGCGCTTCTCTCCCAACAAGGAGGCCAG GCCGTTTACTTCGTGCCGTCGCCGGGTCCAGCTCTGGCACCGGCCGGTTCTTCCGCGATGAACTCCTCcgctgctcctcctcggccagccAAGCCCAACGCATTCCCATTGCCAATG TACGGTGTCACCCCCGGAAGCCTCCAGCCCCAAG AGTGCGGCGGCCGGTGCGCGGCGAGGTGCTCGTTGACGGCGTACCGGAAGCCGTGCCTCTTCTTCTGCCGAAAGTGCTGCGCGGCGTGCCTGTGCGTGCCGGCGGGCACCTACGGCAACAAGAACACCTGCCCCTGCTACAACAACTGGAAGACCAAGAGGGGAGGCCCCAAGTGCCCCTAG